A window from Brachyhypopomus gauderio isolate BG-103 unplaced genomic scaffold, BGAUD_0.2 sc132, whole genome shotgun sequence encodes these proteins:
- the LOC143499400 gene encoding casein kinase II subunit alpha, with protein MSGPVTSRSRVYPDVNTQRPREYWDYESHVVEWGNQDDYQLVRKLGRGKYSEVFEAINITNNEKVVVKILKPVKKKKIKREIKILENLRGGPNIITLLDIVKDPVSRTPALVFEHVNNTDFKQLYQTLSDYDIRFYMYEILKALDYCHSMGIMHRDVKPHNVMIDHEHRKLRLIDWGLAEFYHPSQEYNVRVASRYFKGPELLVDYQMYDYSLDMWSLGCMLASMIFRKEPFFHGHDNYDQLVRIAKVLGTEDLYDYIDRYNIELDPRFNDILGRHSRKRWERFVHSENQHLVSSEALDFLDKLLRYDHQARLTAREAMEHPYFYPIVKDQTRVCPPSGLCSGPSPVSSSSMMTTGAITSLPLPQTMTSMAGSPAISSPGALVAQVPTATAGVQP; from the exons ATGTCCGGCCCAGTCACCAGCCGGTCCCGGGTTTACCCAGACGTCAACACACAGAGGCCCAGGGAATACTGGGACTATGAGTCCCATGTTGTGGAGTGGGG GAATCAGGATGACTACCAACTTGTGCGAAAATTAGGTCGTGGCAAATACAGTGAAGTGTTTGAAGCCATCAACATCACAAACAACGAGAAAGTAGTTGTAAAAATACTTAAG CCAGTAAAGAAGAAGAAAATCAAGAGAGAAATAAAGATCCTGGAGAACCTGCGTGGTGGGCCCAACATCATCACACTCTTAGACATCGTTAAGGACCCAGTG TCACGAACACCTGCACTGGTTTTTGAACATGTTAATAACACAGATTTCAAG CAATTGTATCAAACGCTATCAGATTATGACATCCGGTTCTACATGTATGAGATCTTAAAG GCCTTGGACTATTGTCACAGTATGGGAATCATGCACAGAGATGTGAAACCACACAACGTCATGATCGACCATGAGCACAGAAAG CTTCGTCTCATAGACTGGGGCTTGGCTGAGTTCTACCACCCCAGCCAGGAGTACAATGTCAGGGTGGCGTCACGCTACTTCAAAGGTCCCGAGCTGCTGGTGGACTACCAG ATGTATGACTACAGTTTAGATATGTGGAGTCTGGGCTGCATGCTCGCTAGTATGATCTTCAGGAAAGAGCCCTTCTTCCACGGCCATGACAACTATGACCAG CTCGTCCGCATTGCCAAGGTCCTGGGCACAGAAGACTTGTACGACTACATCGACAGGTACAACATAGAGCTGGATCCTCGCTTCAACGACATCCTGGGCAG gCACTCTCGGAAGAGGTGGGAGCGGTTTGTGCACAGTGAGAACCAGCACCTGGTCAGCAGTGAGGCGCTGGACTTCCTGGACAAGCTCCTGCGCTACGACCACCAGGCCCGCCTGACGGCCCGGGAAGCCATGGAGCATCCCTACTTCT ATCCTATCGTGAAGGATCAGACCAGGGTGTGTCCTCCATCAGGGCTGTGCTCCGGGCCCTCCCCCGTCAGCTCGTCCAGCATGATGACGACTG GAGCCATCACGTCCCTGCCGTTGCCGCAGACGATGACCAGCATGGCCGGCTCTCCCGCCATCTCGTCTCCCGGGGCGCTGGTGGCGCAGGTTCCCACGGCGACGGCCGGTGTGCAGCCCTGA